One genomic region from Rosa rugosa chromosome 1, drRosRugo1.1, whole genome shotgun sequence encodes:
- the LOC133715910 gene encoding uncharacterized protein LOC133715910, giving the protein MKMKQIEQESGKCCDERKQVISSPSPPPPPPPFPRFLANQSVVESVTRREIARFWTQKRFNEEEHLLAAIKAAARIRARKLSEEDYRSFEESLNDEDNDGKDSDGAVKTNENNDEIRVGIKDWWTKSKYAYLNQPDIDSKEPPKRRSSTFVPNCFAYKPTPLYPTSLGVF; this is encoded by the exons CTGTGACGAGAGAAAACAAGTGATTTCATCACCATCGCCACCGCCTCCGCCACCACCATTCCCAAGGTTCTTGGCTAATCAGAGTGTTGTTGAGAGTGTGACAAGGCGAGAAATCGCCAGGTTCTGGACGCAGAAGCGCTTTAATGAGGAGGAGCACCTCCTCGCAGCGATCAAGGCTGCAGCACGCATTAGAGCCCGCAAACTCTCG GAGGAAGACTACAGATCTTTTGAGGAGTCCTTGAATGATGAAGACAACGATGGCAAGGATAGTGATGGCGCAGTCAAAACGAATGAGAACAATGATGAAATTCGTGTTGGAATAAAGGACTG GTGGACAAAAAGCAAGTATGCATACTTGAACCAGCCAGATATTGATTCCAAGGAGCCTCCAAAAAGGCGCAGCTCCACATTTGTTCCTAATTGCTTTGCTTATAAGCCAACTCCTCTGTACCCAACCTCTCTCGGTGTTTTTTAA
- the LOC133715891 gene encoding aconitate hydratase 1, with product MAAENPFKSILKSLEKPDGGEFGKYYSLPALNDPRVDKLPYSIKILLESAIRNCDEFQVKSKDVEKIIDWENSAPKQVEIPFKPARVLLQDFTGVPAVVDLACMRDAMNNLKGDSNKINPLVPVDLVIDHSVQVDVARSDNAVQANMEFEFKRNKERFGFLKWGSNAFHNMLVVPPGSGIVHQVNLEYLGRVVFNTDGLLYPDSVVGTDSHTTMIDGLGVAGWGVGGIEAEAAMLGQPMSMVLPGVVGFKLFGKLRDGVTATDLVLTVTQMLRKHGVVGKFVEFYGEGMSELSLADRATIANMSPEYGATMGFFPVDHVTLQYLKLTGRTADTVAMIESYLRANKMFVDYSEPQIERVYSANVELKLEDVEPCISGPKRPHDRVPLKEMKVDWHACLDNRVGFKGFAVPKESQKKVVEFSFHGIPAQLRHGDVVIAAITSCTNTSNPSVMLGAALVAKKACELGLEVKPWIKTSLAPGSGVVTKYLEKSGLQKYLNQLGFNIVGYGCTTCIGNSGDIDEAVASAITENDIVASAVLSGNRNFEGRVHPLTRANYLASPPLVVAYALAGTVDIDFDTEPIGVGKDGKKIFFRDIWPSNQEVAEAVQSNVLPQMFMATYEAITKGNPMWNQLSVPSGTLYAWDPKSTYIHEPPYFKDMTMSPPGAHGVKNAYCLLNFGDSITTDHISPAGSIHKDSPAAKYLMERGVDRRDFNSYGSRRGNDEIMARGTFANIRLVNKFLKGEVGPKTIHHPSGEKVSVFDAAMKYKSEGHDTIILAGAEYGSGSSRDWAAKGPMLLGVKAVIAKSFERIHRSNLVGMGIIPLCFKAGEDTETLGLTGEERYTIDLPSIVSEIRPGQDITVVTDNGKSFVCTLRFDTEVELAYFDHGGILQYVIRNLIGAKS from the exons ATGG CGGCGGAGAATCCGTTCAAGAGTATATTGAAATCGCTTGAGAAGCCGGACGGCGGCGAGTTCGGAAAGTACTACAGCTTGCCGGCTCTCAATGATCCTAGAGTCG ATAAGCTACCGTACTCTATTAAGATCCTTCTCGAGTCTGCAATCCGTAACTGCGATGAGTTTCAGGTTAAGAGTAAGGATGTGGAGAAAATTATTGATTGGGAGAACAGTGCTCCCAAGCAGGTTGAGATTCCATTCAAACCTGCTAGAGTCCTTCTTCAG GATTTCACTGGGGTACCTGCTGTTGTCGATCTGGCTTGCATGCGAGATGCCATGAACAATCTCAAGGGAGATTCTAACAAGATTAACCCATTG GTACCAGTTGATCTCGTCATTGATCACTCGGTTCAAGTAGATGTGGCAAGATCAGACAATGCAGTGCAGGCAAACATGGAATTTGAGTTCAAGAGAAACAAAGAACGGTTTGGGTTTCTAAAATGGGGATCAAATGCATTCCATAACATGCTCGTTGTTCCTCCTGGATCAGGGATCGTTCATCAG GTTAATTTAGAATACCTTGGACGGGTGGTGTTCAACACAGATGGCTTGCTATATCCTGATAGTGTTGTTGGGACAGATTCACACACCACAATGATTGACGGACTAGGTGTTGCTGGTTGGGGAGTGGGTGGGATCGAAGCAGAAGCTGCGATGCTTGGCCAG CCCATGAGCATGGTCCTCCCTGGTGTGGTTGGGTTCAAGTTGTTTGGAAAACTGAGAGATGGTGTGACAGCTACTGATTTGGTTCTGACAGTAACTCAAATGCTGAGGAAGCATGGAGTTGTTGGGAAGTTTGTGGAGTTTTATG GGGAAGGCATGAGTGAATTGTCATTAGCTGACCGTGCTACTATTGCCAACATGTCTCCCGAGTATGGTGCAACCATGGGCTTCTTTCCTGTCGATCATGTCACGCTGCAATATCTAAAGCTAACTGGCAGAACTGCTGACACT GTTGCTATGATAGAATCTTATTTACGGGCTAATAAGATGTTCGTGGACTACAGTGAG CCCCAGATAGAGAGAGTATACTCTGCTAATGTTGAGCTAAAACTTGAGGATGTGGAGCCTTGCATATCAGGGCCAAAGAG GCCACATGATCGTGTTCCTCTGAAAGAAATGAAAGTGGATTGGCATGCATGCCTTGACAATAGAGTTGGATTTAAG GGTTTTGCTGTGCCAAAGGAATCTCAAAAGAAAGTTGTAGAGTTCTCATTTCATGGAATCCCTGCACAGCTTAGGCATGGAGATGTCGTAATTGCAGCTATTACCAGTTGCACAAACACCTCAAATCCTAGTGTAATGCTAGGAGCTGCCTTGGTTGCAAAGAAAGCTTGTGAATTAGGATTGGAG GTCAAGCCATGGATTAAGACTAGTCTTGCGCCAGGCTCTGGGGTTGTAACCAAATACTTGGAAAAGAG TGGGTTGCAGAAGTATCTGAATCAGCTAGGATTTAATATCGTTGGGTATGGATGCACCACATGCATTGGAAATTCAGGAGATATTGATGAAGCAGTGGCATCAGCTATTACGGAAAATG ATATTGTAGCTTCAGCCGTATTATCTGGAAATAGGAATTTTGAGGGCCGTGTACATCCTTTAACACGGGCTAATTATCTTGCTTCTCCTCCCCTTGTGGTTGCTTATGCTCTTGCTGGCACG GTGGATATTGATTTTGACACTGAACCTATAGGGGTGGGAAAAGATGGAAAGAAGATATTTTTCAGGGATATATGGCCATCTAATCAAGAAGTAGCAGAG GCTGTGCAATCAAATGTGCTTCCTCAGATGTTTATGGCTACATATGAAGCAATCACCAAAGGAAATCCCATGTGGAATCAGTTATCTGTACCTTCTGGCACTCTCTATGCATGGGACCCAAAGTCCACTTATATACATGAGCCACCTTATTTTAAAGATATGACCATGTCTCCTCCCGGCGCTCATGGTGTGAAGAATGCTTACTGCTTGCTCAACTTTGGAGATAGTATTACAACTGACCACATCTCACCAGCTGGTAGCATCCACAAAGATAGTCCAGCAGCCAAATACCTTATGGAGCGTGGTGTTGATAGAAGAGACTTCAACTCTTATGGTAGTCGTCGTGGTAATGACGAAATAATGGCAAGAGGTACTTTTGCAAATATTCGCCTGGTCAATAAGTTTTTGAAAGGAGAAGTGGGCCCCAAAACAATTCATCATCCCTCAGGAGAGAAAGTTTCCGTGTTTGATGCTGCCATG AAGTACAAAAGTGAAGGGCATGACACAATCATTTTGGCTGGTGCTGAATATGGGAGTGGAAGTTCTCGTGATTGGGCTGCTAAGGGTCCAATGCTACTG GGGGTGAAGGCCGTCATAGCAAAGAGCTTTGAGCGCATTCACCGCAGTAATCTTGTGGGCATGGGTATCATTCCCCTATGCTTCAAGGCTGGGGAGGATACTGAAACTCTTGGATTGACCGGTGAGGAACGCTACACCATCGACCTTCCAAGCATTGTTAGCGAAATTAGACCCGGTCAGGATATCACAGTGGTGACAGACAATGGAAAGTCATTTGTATGTACGCTACGGTTTGATACAGAG GTGGAGCTGGCTTATTTTGATCACGGAGGCATTTTGCAATATGTCATCAGGAATCTGATCGGCGCAAAGAGTTAG
- the LOC133715902 gene encoding probable prolyl 4-hydroxylase 10, translated as MAVKPRHARVAGRKTTSSSSSSTLVLTLLVMVTFVILILLALGILSVPSGGSSGDSPKANDLSSILRNAERSQGNDGSKEQWVEVISWEPRAFVYHNFLTQHECDYLINLAKPRMEKSTVVDSETGKSKDSRVRTSSGTFLARGRDKVIRNIEKKIANFTFLPVEHGEGLQILHYEVGQKYEPHFDYFQDEYNTRNGGQRIATVLMYLSDVEEGGETVFPAAKGNISSVPWWDELSECGKKGLSVKPKMGDALLFWSMNPDATLDPSSLHGGCPVIRGNKWSSTKWIRVDEYKI; from the exons ATGGCGGTTAAGCCCAGGCACGCGCGCGTCGCGGGTCGCAAAACGACGTCGTCGTCCTCGTCCTCGACTCTGGTGCTGACCTTGCTCGTCATGGTCACCTTCGTCATTCTCATTCTCCTCGCCCTCGGAATCCTCTCCGTTCCGAGCGGCGGCTCCTCCGGCGACTCGCCCAAGGCCAACGATCTCAGCTCGATTCTGCGCAACGCCGAGAG GAGTCAGGGAAATGACGGAAGCAAGGAGCAGTGGGTTGAAGTCATCTCGTGGGAGCCAAGAGCTTTTGTTTATCACAATTTCTTG ACACAGCACGAATGTGATTATCTAATCAATCTAGCCAAGCCTCGTATGGAAAAGTCGACAGTAGTTGACAGTGAAACTGGAAAGAGCAAAGATAGCAG GGTTCGTACAAGCTCTGGAACATTTCTGGCTAGAGGACGGGATAAGGTTATCAGGAACATTGAGAAAAAGATTGCTAATTTCACCTTTCTACCTGTAG AACACGGGGAGGGACTTCAAATTCTCCACTATGAAGTCGGACAGAAGTATGAGCCTCACTTTGACTATTTTCAGGATGAATATAACACTAGGAATGGAGGTCAACGTATAGCTACAGTTCTGATGTATCT CTCAGATGTTGAAGAAGGGGGTGAGACTGTGTTCCCTGCTGCCAAAGGGAATATAAGTTCTGTGCCTTGGTGGGATGAGCTATCCGAATGTGGGAAAAAAGGACTTTCTGTTAAACCTAAGATGGGAGATGCTCTGCTTTTCTGGAGCATGAATCCTGATGCAACTTTAGATCCTTCAAGTTTGCATG GTGGATGCCCTGTAATCAGGGGGAATAAATGGTCATCTACTAAATGGATTCGTGTGGACGAGTACAAAATTTGA